A window of Vicia villosa cultivar HV-30 ecotype Madison, WI unplaced genomic scaffold, Vvil1.0 ctg.000256F_1_1, whole genome shotgun sequence contains these coding sequences:
- the LOC131626051 gene encoding protein FAR1-RELATED SEQUENCE 5-like: MDGGDVIGHGVMQVNFEAHDGIFHENGRVNDDGELDFVSDGCLNNVEYDNRVVDEDSEFEEVEYCDEDAEEDNEFYGCEYDDEDGDDDGELDGDDYDDEIGSGYVSGHEYWNTDSNGDGISGEGSEWGSDRLNESISSDQIPNESFVVDEFDDIANMDMFNLQCDDVSKLQFGSLEIAYTWYCWFAKMNSFAVRKGQVIKKKSGDVTQQTFLCNLAGFRQNKVDNRKRGPRHETRCGCEAKFRVHIDIISHRWYVTVFTFEHNHAMLKEKHCRLLAGNRKLSKSDKMQIKNFGNAGIKVTQMIGSFANAAGGYDKVGFLKKDVHNQIARQRKEMSSDAKGAVRYLIDLRVKDPLMLVAHMVGADGTLQNLFWSDGESQKNYELFGDVLAFHATYKKNKYRCPFVVFSGVNHHNQTIIFATAIVSNKVEGTYVWLLEQFLVAMKGKTPLSVITDGDVAMRNAIRKVFPNSYHRLCAWHLLRNAISNISNPDFIPVFKKLMLGDHDVWKFESLWNEMLDRFGLEDNNWINELYQKRKMWATAHIRGNFFAGIRTTSRCEAFHSHMGQFVHSKMNMTYFVKQFHRCVAYFRFREVQADFESQYGQAVLHTNLRALERSASKHWTKEIFEMVRSVMKKVTLTSVLDIQDMASVTIYAVTKYRDEGHGWRVSHCPSVIP, from the exons ATGGATGGTGGTGACGTTATTGGCCATGGAGTAATGCAAGTTAACTTT gaaGCACACGATGGGATTTTTCATGAGAATGGTCGTGTTAACGATGACGGTGAACTGGATTTTGTTAGTGATGGATGCTTGAATAATGTTGAATATGACAACAGAgttgttgatgaagattctgagtttgaaGAAGTTGAATACTGTGATGAAGATGCGGAAGAAGATAATGAATTTTACGGATGTGAATACGAtgatgaagatggagatgatgatggcGAATTAGATGGCGATGATTATGATGACGAGATAGGTTCCGGTTATGTTAGTGGACACGAATATTGGAATACAGATTCAAACGGCGATGGAATTTCTGGGGAAGGATCGGAATGGGGTTCGGACAGATTGAATGAATCGATATCTTCAGATCAAATTCCAAACGAATCATTTGTTGTTGACGAGTTTGACGACATTGCAAATATGGACATGTTTAACTTGCAATGTGATGATGTTTCGAAGCTGCAATTTGGAAGTCTGGAAATAGCTTACACATGGTACTGTTGGTTTGCAAAGATGAACAGTTTTGCAGTCCGTAAAGGtcaagttattaaaaaaaagagtGGAGATGTTACTCAACAAACATTTCTTTGTAACCTTGCAGGATTTAGGCAAAACAAAGTAGATAATCGCAAACGTGGTCCGAGGCACGAAACCCGGTGTGGATGTGAAGCAAAATTTCGGGTTCATATTGATATAATTTCACACCGTTGGTATGTCACAGTTTTTACCTTTGAGCACAATCATGCAATGTTAAAGGAGAAGCACTGCAGGTTGTTGGCAGGTAATAGGAAGCTTAGTAAGTCAGATAAGATGCAAATTAAGAATTTTGGGAATGCCGGAATCAAAGTAACTCAAATGATTGGTTCATTCGCTAATGCTGCCGGGGGGTATGATAAGGTAGGATTTTTGAAGAAGGATGTACATAATCAAATTGCAAGACAAAGGAAAGAGATGTCTTCTGATGCTAAAGGTGCTGTCAGGTATCTTATTGATCTTCGTGTTAAAGATCCATTGATGCTTGTTGCACACATGGTGGGTGCGGATGGAACGTTGCAAAACCTATTTTGGAGCGACGGTGAGAGTCAAAAGAATTATGAACTGTTTGGTGATGTGCTTGCTTTTCATGCTACATACAAGAAGAATAAGTACAGGTGCCCATTTGTTGTTTTTTCTGGTGTTAATCACCATAACCAGACGATTATATTTGCTACTGCCATAGTTTCAAATAAGGTTGAAGGGACATATGTTTGGTTGCTGGAGCAGTTTTTGGTTGCAATGAAAGGTAAGACACCTTTATCTGTAATAACGGACGGTGATGTTGCTATGAGAAATGCAATCAGGAAAGTCTTTCCCAACAGTTACCACAGGTTATGTGCATGGCATCTCCTacgaaatgcaatttccaacattagTAATCCCGATTTCATCCctgttttcaaaaaattaatgCTTGGTGATCACGATGTTTGGAAATTTGAGAGTCTGTGGAATGAAATGTTAGATAGGTTTGGGTTAGAAGATAATAATTGGATCAATGAATTGTACCAAAAAAGGAAGATGTGGGCAACAGCTCATATTAGGGGAAATTTCTTTGCAGGAATAAGAACGACATCGCGGTGCGAAGCATTTCATAGTCATATGGGACAGTTTGTACACTCGAAGATGAATATGACTTATTTTGTTAAGCAGTTCCATAGGTGTGTGGCATATTTTCGATTTAGAGAGGTTCAAGCTGATTTTGAATCCCAATATGGACAGGCAGTGTTGCATACCAATCTTAGGGCGCTTGAGAGGTCAGCATCAAAGCACTGGACAAAAGAGATATTTGAAATGGTACGATCTGTTATGAAAAAGGTAACCTTAACATCTGTATTAGATATTCAAGATATGGCATCAGTTACCATTTATGCAGTGACAAAATACAGAGACGAAGGGCATGGATGGCGTGTTTCCCACTgtccatctgtcataccctaa